The following are from one region of the Actinomyces sp. oral taxon 897 genome:
- a CDS encoding TPM domain-containing protein, with product MSTTEHPRGRQVPAALRSPGTPLRPARALVALAVSLLTALTLLAAPARAGSEHVVDEVGRLSAAQKQELENRIATVSAAYGQDIVVLLAELGGKTPMARADDYFDDHGYGLGPERSGVLLLIAPGSRDWWISTRGTSITTFTDAGIQALGTRLKEPLGKSDWNGAATLFVQQCDRYMKAARAGSPITHAPLTAWQKTLHWLGAGGGVLLGGVGPGWVIVQLVFVRKMRNEGLEPDARSYVTPDSLAITSRQDRFVTKYVTRTKRESSSSSSSSSDSSTHTSSSGATHGGGGGSF from the coding sequence ATGAGCACCACCGAGCACCCGCGGGGCCGCCAGGTACCCGCCGCCCTGCGGTCCCCTGGCACTCCCCTGCGGCCCGCCCGGGCCCTCGTGGCCCTGGCCGTGAGCCTCCTGACGGCACTGACGCTGCTGGCGGCCCCGGCAAGGGCCGGCAGCGAGCACGTCGTGGACGAGGTCGGCCGCCTGTCCGCCGCCCAGAAGCAGGAGCTGGAGAACCGGATCGCCACGGTCTCGGCCGCCTACGGCCAGGACATTGTGGTCCTCCTGGCCGAGCTGGGGGGCAAGACCCCCATGGCGCGGGCCGACGACTACTTCGACGACCACGGCTACGGCCTGGGCCCCGAGCGCAGCGGCGTCCTGCTGCTCATCGCCCCGGGCAGCCGCGACTGGTGGATCTCCACCCGCGGCACCTCCATCACCACCTTCACCGACGCCGGCATCCAGGCCCTGGGCACCCGGCTCAAGGAGCCGCTGGGCAAGAGCGACTGGAACGGGGCCGCCACACTCTTCGTCCAGCAGTGCGACCGCTACATGAAGGCAGCGCGCGCGGGCAGCCCGATCACCCACGCACCCCTGACCGCCTGGCAGAAGACCCTGCACTGGCTGGGAGCCGGCGGCGGCGTCCTGCTGGGAGGCGTCGGGCCAGGCTGGGTGATCGTGCAGCTGGTCTTCGTGCGCAAGATGAGGAACGAGGGCCTGGAGCCCGACGCGCGCAGCTACGTGACCCCCGACTCCCTGGCGATCACCAGCAGACAGGACCGCTTCGTTACCAAGTACGTCACCCGCACCAAGCGGGAGTCCAGCTCCTCCTCTTCCTCCTCCAGCGACTCCTCGACGCACACCTCCTCCTCGGGCGCCACCCACGGCGGGGGCGGGGGCAGCTTCTGA
- a CDS encoding SPFH domain-containing protein, translating into MGLILAAAGAIGGNLGDQWLDAIEAQDMGEGVVFCKGAKLRSDDRRSHNRRGTTDVISNGSKIHVYDRQAMMLVDGGRITEFSAEPGLYTVDSSMVPSMFAGGLGASVKDAWERFKFGGGTPTKQQAFFVNLQEIKGIRFGTPSALNYFDSFYNAELFLRCHGTFSLKISNPILFYQEVVPRDATTVHIDQIKEQYLSEFLEALQASINQMSVDGIRISQVPSKMRELSAYMRDTLDADWLQMRGMEVCSVGIASITYDEESRKLIDVRNQGAMLSDAAVREGYVQGAVARGLEAAGSNPGGAGVAFMGMGVGMQAGGGFMQAASQSNQAQMAAQQTGGYGTVPQGGQAGPGGQAGPVSQGGPGGQGAAPQAGPGGGSWTCPTCQTTSSGRFCPGCGNARPADPAGGAAFCPNCGNRFEGARPRFCPQCGSPQS; encoded by the coding sequence ATGGGACTCATTCTGGCGGCGGCCGGTGCGATCGGCGGCAACCTCGGCGACCAGTGGCTCGACGCCATCGAGGCACAGGACATGGGTGAGGGGGTCGTCTTCTGCAAGGGCGCGAAGCTGCGTAGCGACGACCGGCGCTCACACAACCGCCGGGGCACCACCGACGTCATCTCCAACGGCTCCAAGATCCACGTCTACGACCGCCAGGCCATGATGCTGGTCGACGGCGGGCGCATTACCGAGTTCAGCGCCGAGCCCGGCCTGTACACGGTGGACTCCTCCATGGTGCCCTCCATGTTCGCGGGGGGCCTGGGGGCATCGGTCAAGGACGCCTGGGAGCGCTTCAAGTTCGGTGGCGGCACGCCCACCAAGCAGCAGGCCTTCTTCGTCAACCTCCAGGAGATCAAGGGGATCCGCTTCGGCACGCCCAGCGCCCTGAACTACTTCGACTCCTTCTACAACGCCGAGCTGTTCCTGCGGTGCCACGGTACCTTCTCCCTGAAGATCTCCAACCCGATCCTGTTCTACCAGGAGGTGGTGCCCCGCGACGCGACCACCGTGCACATCGACCAGATCAAGGAGCAGTACCTCTCTGAGTTCCTGGAGGCGCTGCAGGCCTCGATCAACCAGATGAGCGTGGACGGGATCCGCATCTCCCAGGTGCCCTCCAAGATGCGCGAGCTCTCCGCGTACATGCGTGACACCCTCGACGCTGACTGGCTGCAGATGCGCGGCATGGAGGTCTGCTCGGTCGGTATCGCCTCGATCACCTACGACGAGGAGTCGCGCAAGCTCATTGACGTGCGCAACCAGGGCGCCATGCTCTCCGACGCCGCCGTGCGCGAGGGCTACGTCCAGGGCGCCGTGGCCCGCGGCCTGGAGGCGGCGGGGTCCAACCCCGGCGGCGCGGGCGTGGCGTTCATGGGCATGGGCGTGGGCATGCAGGCCGGGGGCGGCTTTATGCAGGCCGCCTCGCAGTCCAACCAGGCCCAGATGGCGGCCCAGCAGACTGGCGGGTACGGCACGGTCCCCCAGGGCGGGCAGGCTGGCCCGGGTGGGCAGGCCGGTCCGGTCTCCCAGGGCGGCCCGGGCGGGCAGGGCGCGGCGCCCCAGGCCGGCCCGGGCGGCGGGAGCTGGACCTGCCCGACCTGCCAGACCACCTCCTCGGGCCGCTTCTGCCCCGGGTGCGGCAACGCCAGGCCCGCGGACCCGGCCGGTGGGGCGGCATTCTGCCCCAACTGCGGCAACCGCTTCGAGGGCGCCCGCCCCAGGTTCTGCCCCCAGTGCGGCAGCCCGCAGTCCTAA